From one Dermacentor silvarum isolate Dsil-2018 chromosome 3, BIME_Dsil_1.4, whole genome shotgun sequence genomic stretch:
- the LOC119445482 gene encoding uncharacterized protein LOC119445482 isoform X1, whose product MAPSSCCADVCYRCCCFLALFLATFLLRVVDADRPTKSKVYYMDDLCGSSHTASITVGVAGLESAVVLRATKHHIDHDFNCTVNVTTRVDRSLLYSISFLDLPMTCLSYLELWADRRDAQRFCRNVDDPRGKEAHWVTAPQLLVQLVTSRHDWNYERKAFEIVLTSYRQSLHFDGCYKGEYQCGNKFCIWRELTCNNENNCGDLSDENCMSKTLAVAVTVAAGITVVVLIFALVAYIRKRAQVGPHDLSRTTSSQSVHSAGSGISGAYDTTYRPLVGKHLLMEPLLEVPSVQVSGLPSRTSSEDNVPNEAQGSEKRLRPCIRYDRSVSDPM is encoded by the exons ATGGCGCCGTCCTCTTGTTGCGCCGACGTCTGttaccgctgctgctgcttccttgCACTTTTTCTGGCGACTTTTCTACTTCGCGTAGTAGACGCGGACCGACCAACAAAGTCAAAAGTCT ACTACATGGATGACCTATGCGGGTCGTCGCACACGGCTTCCATCACGGTGGGAGTGGCGGGCCTCGAGTCGGCGGTGGTGCTGCGTGCCACCAAGCACCACATCGACCACGATTTCAACTGCACGGTGAACGTGACCACGAGGGTGGACCGGAGCCTGCTGTACAGCATCTCGTTCCTGGATCTGCCTATGACCTGTCTTTCCTACCTGGAG TTGTGGGCGGACCGGCGGGACGCGCAGCGCTTCTGCCGAAACGTGGACGACCCACGCGGCAAGGAGGCCCACTGGGTGACGGCGCCGCAGCTGCTGGTCCAGCTGGTCACCTCGCGCCACGACTGGAACTACGAACGCAAGGCCTTCGAGATCGTGCTCACCTCGTACCGGCAGA GCCTGCACTTCGACGGTTGCTACAAGGGCGAATACCAGTGTGGCAACAAGTTCTGCATCTGGCGCGAACTGACGTGCAACAACGAGAACAACTGCGGTGACCTGAGTGACGAGAATTGCA TGTCAAAGACCCTGGCAGTGGCCGTGACCGTCGCCGCTGGAATCACGGTGGTTGTACTCATCTTCGCCTTAGTGGCCTACATCAGAAAGCGTGCTCAAGTGGGACCACAT GACTTGTCTCGCACCACGAGCTCCCAGTCGGTTCACAGCGCGGGATCGGGAATTTCCGGTGCCTACGACACCACCTATCGGCCACTGGTGGGAAAGCACCTGCTCATGGAACCACTCTTGGAGGTGCCCAGCGTGCAGGTCTCTGGCCTTCCCAGCCGGACGTCTTCCGAGGACAACGTGCCGAACGAGGCCCAGGGTAGCGAGAAGCGACTGAGGCCCTGCATTCGCTACGACCGGTCCGTGTCGGACCCGATGTGA
- the LOC119445482 gene encoding uncharacterized protein LOC119445482 isoform X2, translated as MRVVAHGFHHGGSGGPRVGGGAACHQAPHRPRFQLHGERDHEGGPEPAVQHLVPGSAYDLSFLPGVQLWADRRDAQRFCRNVDDPRGKEAHWVTAPQLLVQLVTSRHDWNYERKAFEIVLTSYRQSLHFDGCYKGEYQCGNKFCIWRELTCNNENNCGDLSDENCMSKTLAVAVTVAAGITVVVLIFALVAYIRKRAQVGPHDLSRTTSSQSVHSAGSGISGAYDTTYRPLVGKHLLMEPLLEVPSVQVSGLPSRTSSEDNVPNEAQGSEKRLRPCIRYDRSVSDPM; from the exons ATGCGGGTCGTCGCACACGGCTTCCATCACGGTGGGAGTGGCGGGCCTCGAGTCGGCGGTGGTGCTGCGTGCCACCAAGCACCACATCGACCACGATTTCAACTGCACGGTGAACGTGACCACGAGGGTGGACCGGAGCCTGCTGTACAGCATCTCGTTCCTGGATCTGCCTATGACCTGTCTTTCCTACCTGGAG TGCAGTTGTGGGCGGACCGGCGGGACGCGCAGCGCTTCTGCCGAAACGTGGACGACCCACGCGGCAAGGAGGCCCACTGGGTGACGGCGCCGCAGCTGCTGGTCCAGCTGGTCACCTCGCGCCACGACTGGAACTACGAACGCAAGGCCTTCGAGATCGTGCTCACCTCGTACCGGCAGA GCCTGCACTTCGACGGTTGCTACAAGGGCGAATACCAGTGTGGCAACAAGTTCTGCATCTGGCGCGAACTGACGTGCAACAACGAGAACAACTGCGGTGACCTGAGTGACGAGAATTGCA TGTCAAAGACCCTGGCAGTGGCCGTGACCGTCGCCGCTGGAATCACGGTGGTTGTACTCATCTTCGCCTTAGTGGCCTACATCAGAAAGCGTGCTCAAGTGGGACCACAT GACTTGTCTCGCACCACGAGCTCCCAGTCGGTTCACAGCGCGGGATCGGGAATTTCCGGTGCCTACGACACCACCTATCGGCCACTGGTGGGAAAGCACCTGCTCATGGAACCACTCTTGGAGGTGCCCAGCGTGCAGGTCTCTGGCCTTCCCAGCCGGACGTCTTCCGAGGACAACGTGCCGAACGAGGCCCAGGGTAGCGAGAAGCGACTGAGGCCCTGCATTCGCTACGACCGGTCCGTGTCGGACCCGATGTGA